A window of Acidobacteriota bacterium contains these coding sequences:
- the cyaY gene encoding iron donor protein CyaY — MLDELDFRRKADVAVEDLKKSLIAAEDEAAIEVEEQNGVLNVVFEEPPAKFVITPNTPVRQIWISALSTSFKLDWSETENDFVLEKTGERLKPLVGRLVNEQLGEEAVSLS, encoded by the coding sequence ATGCTCGACGAACTCGATTTCCGTCGCAAGGCCGATGTGGCCGTAGAAGACCTGAAAAAGAGCTTGATCGCAGCCGAAGACGAGGCCGCGATTGAAGTCGAAGAACAGAATGGCGTCCTGAACGTCGTCTTCGAGGAACCACCCGCGAAGTTCGTCATTACTCCCAACACCCCAGTTCGCCAGATATGGATCTCAGCTCTCTCCACGAGTTTCAAACTGGACTGGTCCGAAACCGAAAATGACTTTGTCCTGGAAAAAACCGGCGAACGGCTCAAACCGCTCGTCGGAAGACTAGTCAACGAACAACTCGGGGAAGAGGCGGTGTCCTTGTCCTAG
- a CDS encoding two-component system response regulator: MSAQRNILLIEDEASDALLIKRAFEKAGFDFKFWRLKHGEEAINYLSGVSPFDDRETHPLPDVILLDIKLPRRTGFEVLEWLRSQPPGLSRIPVVMLTSSRHSVDVNRAYDLRANGYLTKPDTAHQLQEMMMDFKKYWLHWNEQPEARAEVDQYRLR, encoded by the coding sequence ATGTCTGCGCAACGTAACATTTTGCTGATTGAGGATGAAGCTAGTGACGCCCTGCTTATTAAACGGGCGTTTGAGAAGGCGGGCTTCGACTTCAAGTTCTGGCGGCTCAAGCATGGTGAAGAGGCGATCAATTATCTCAGTGGCGTTTCGCCCTTCGACGATCGTGAGACTCACCCCTTACCCGACGTCATTCTCCTTGATATCAAACTCCCCCGCCGCACCGGCTTTGAAGTACTGGAGTGGCTTCGATCACAACCCCCCGGCCTAAGCCGCATTCCGGTTGTGATGCTGACCTCCTCCCGCCATTCGGTCGATGTGAACCGCGCCTATGATCTCCGCGCAAACGGCTATCTCACCAAGCCCGACACTGCCCACCAGCTCCAGGAAATGATGATGGATTTTAAGAAGTACTGGCTGCACTGGAACGAGCAGCCGGAGGCGCGCGCCGAAGTTGATCAGTATCGCCTGCGCTAG
- a CDS encoding amidohydrolase, which translates to MASQTASPKRVVIAASTVLDGKGHVLHDTRIVVEGPKIVAIDPNAAPVDYDLRGLTVLPGWIDSHVHISWSFGPDGRNVNSGGTTQEAVYQTAANAWATLMAGFTTVQSVGSALDAPLRDCIAKGQLPGPRIITSLEPLMGQGEKTGTPDEIRAWVRKQKQAGADLIKIFASGGMRQNGMTLSQEQLNAACDEGKKLGLRTLVHAYRDAVRASTVAGCTQVEHGLGATDDDLKLMAQKGTYFDPQAGLLLKNYLENKEKFVGTPYFPPTLDGFAPMEQIIPMNHDVMRRAAKTPELKIVFGTDAVAGMHGRNAEEFVERVRECGVRQILSPFRAIR; encoded by the coding sequence ATGGCGTCACAGACTGCGTCACCAAAACGCGTCGTAATCGCCGCCAGCACGGTTCTCGATGGCAAAGGACATGTGCTGCACGACACGCGCATCGTCGTTGAGGGCCCGAAGATTGTTGCCATTGATCCCAACGCCGCACCAGTGGATTACGATCTGCGCGGGTTGACTGTCCTGCCGGGATGGATCGACTCGCACGTGCACATCAGCTGGAGCTTCGGTCCCGACGGAAGAAACGTAAACAGCGGAGGCACTACGCAGGAGGCTGTGTATCAAACCGCGGCGAACGCATGGGCCACGCTGATGGCCGGCTTCACCACAGTGCAGAGCGTGGGCTCGGCGCTCGACGCTCCATTACGGGACTGCATCGCGAAAGGCCAATTACCCGGCCCGCGAATCATCACCTCGCTTGAGCCGCTCATGGGCCAGGGCGAAAAGACAGGGACTCCGGACGAGATACGTGCCTGGGTGCGCAAACAGAAGCAAGCGGGAGCGGACCTGATCAAGATATTTGCTTCCGGCGGCATGCGTCAGAATGGCATGACACTTTCGCAGGAGCAACTGAACGCCGCTTGCGACGAGGGGAAGAAGCTCGGCCTGCGCACGCTGGTGCATGCTTACCGCGACGCGGTCCGCGCTTCAACCGTTGCCGGATGTACCCAGGTCGAGCACGGCCTCGGAGCCACGGACGACGATCTGAAGCTGATGGCCCAAAAAGGGACATACTTCGATCCTCAGGCTGGGCTGCTTCTGAAGAATTATCTGGAGAACAAGGAAAAGTTTGTCGGCACGCCCTACTTCCCTCCCACACTCGACGGTTTTGCCCCCATGGAGCAGATCATTCCAATGAACCATGATGTAATGCGGCGAGCCGCAAAGACTCCCGAATTGAAAATCGTCTTCGGCACGGACGCGGTGGCCGGCATGCATGGACGAAACGCTGAAGAGTTTGTCGAGCGCGTGCGCGAATGTGGAGTCAGGCAGATATTGTCGCCCTTCAGGGCGATCCGCTGA
- a CDS encoding PAS domain-containing sensor histidine kinase → MLASIRRTSVTPETTLHSEHVFRTLVDSVKDYAIFLLTPEGDVASWNPGAERIKGYKTAEIIGKNFRLFYPPDDLVTDKPGHELKVAAEVGSFEDEGWRLRKDGSRFWANVIITRILDESGRLIGFGKITRDLTDRREVELQYRRLIEGITDYAIYSVDPEGRVTSWNSGAKRLKGYEAEEVIGQNFSKFYTPEDVAANLPAQVLETAARDGHYEAEGWRVRKNGQRFWSSVAITPIRDEAGTLVGFSKITRDVTDRKALVHQLQQHSKELELRVKEREQTNAELEAFSYSVSHDLRAPLRAIEGFADIMLQDFAGELPDEVKESLRHIVTATMRMNRLIQDLLTYSRLSRIEFKLEAVNVRSVVSDACNELDRDARSRVSVSANPALAIRAYKPILRQVISNLLTNAVKFTQPETPPSVTIHACRRGDYVSIEVTDQGIGIAPQHQERIFQVFERLHNAEEYPGTGIGLAIVRRGIIRMGGTVSLRSEMGKGSTFEIRLPSA, encoded by the coding sequence ATGTTGGCTTCAATACGTCGCACTTCAGTTACACCTGAAACGACACTCCACTCCGAACACGTCTTCCGCACGCTTGTAGATTCGGTAAAGGATTACGCGATCTTCCTCTTAACTCCCGAAGGAGATGTCGCCTCCTGGAATCCCGGCGCCGAACGAATCAAGGGTTACAAAACAGCCGAGATCATCGGTAAAAACTTCAGACTCTTCTATCCGCCTGACGATCTAGTCACGGACAAGCCAGGACACGAACTCAAGGTCGCTGCCGAAGTGGGAAGCTTCGAAGATGAAGGCTGGCGCTTACGAAAAGATGGCAGCCGCTTCTGGGCCAACGTCATCATCACCCGGATTCTCGATGAGAGCGGGAGGCTGATTGGCTTTGGCAAGATCACGCGCGACCTCACCGATCGCAGGGAAGTGGAGCTGCAATACCGCCGGCTCATTGAAGGTATTACCGATTACGCAATCTACTCCGTTGATCCGGAGGGCAGGGTTACCAGTTGGAACTCCGGCGCAAAGCGGTTAAAGGGCTATGAGGCTGAGGAGGTCATCGGCCAGAACTTCTCGAAGTTCTACACTCCGGAGGATGTAGCTGCAAATCTGCCGGCACAGGTGCTTGAGACCGCCGCTCGAGACGGACACTATGAGGCCGAGGGCTGGCGTGTGCGCAAAAACGGCCAGCGATTCTGGTCGAGCGTTGCGATCACACCGATTCGGGACGAAGCTGGTACTCTCGTCGGCTTTTCCAAAATCACCCGCGACGTCACCGATCGCAAGGCTCTTGTCCACCAACTTCAGCAGCACTCCAAAGAGCTCGAACTCAGAGTCAAAGAGCGCGAGCAGACGAATGCTGAGCTGGAAGCGTTCAGCTACTCCGTCTCGCACGACTTGCGTGCGCCGCTCAGAGCCATCGAAGGATTCGCCGATATCATGCTCCAGGATTTCGCCGGCGAGCTGCCGGACGAGGTCAAAGAATCGCTCCGGCACATCGTCACAGCAACCATGAGAATGAACCGGCTGATTCAGGATCTGCTTACTTACAGCCGCCTCTCCCGAATCGAATTCAAGTTGGAAGCAGTCAACGTGAGGTCTGTAGTCTCGGATGCCTGTAACGAATTGGACAGGGATGCGCGCTCAAGGGTGTCCGTCTCAGCAAATCCTGCCTTAGCGATACGAGCATACAAGCCGATTCTGCGGCAGGTGATTTCCAATCTGCTGACGAATGCGGTGAAATTTACCCAGCCGGAAACTCCGCCCTCTGTCACAATACATGCCTGCAGGCGTGGCGACTATGTAAGCATTGAAGTCACGGATCAGGGAATCGGAATTGCGCCCCAACACCAGGAGCGGATATTCCAGGTTTTCGAGAGACTGCACAATGCGGAAGAGTATCCCGGCACCGGGATTGGCCTCGCTATTGTGCGGCGGGGAATTATTCGCATGGGCGGCACTGTGAGTCTTCGATCCGAAATGGGAAAAGGCAGCACCTTTGAAATCCGGCTTCCTTCGGCGTGA